A region of Clostridium acetobutylicum ATCC 824 DNA encodes the following proteins:
- a CDS encoding T7SS effector LXG polymorphic toxin: MTLIKTLQLLLNNYEMALGKYVKGYLEVDSSENFKLVKEDFDAHERKLSSHRSDFTSIGSKLKAISDEAEDIIWLGGAGSNRLFNVAKEMDAMKKTVSNLKENWNSYEQKDPGFNQVQDLIVQTKSLLKSTLSVPRGYSYSPGYEQEFCGCFHSQCQLCRKSE; the protein is encoded by the coding sequence ATGACATTGATTAAAACCCTCCAATTGCTGCTTAACAATTATGAAATGGCACTTGGCAAGTATGTTAAAGGTTATTTGGAAGTGGATAGTAGCGAGAATTTCAAGCTTGTTAAAGAAGATTTTGACGCTCATGAGCGTAAACTTAGCTCGCACCGCTCTGATTTTACTTCTATTGGCAGTAAGTTAAAAGCTATTTCAGATGAAGCAGAGGACATTATCTGGCTAGGCGGTGCAGGCAGTAACCGTCTTTTCAATGTTGCAAAAGAGATGGACGCTATGAAAAAAACGGTGAGCAATCTCAAGGAAAACTGGAATTCCTATGAACAGAAAGACCCAGGCTTTAATCAAGTTCAAGATTTGATTGTACAGACAAAATCGCTCTTAAAGAGTACTCTTTCGGTTCCACGTGGATATTCTTATAGTCCAGGTTATGAGCAAGAATTTTGTGGATGCTTTCATAGCCAATGCCAATTATGCAGAAAATCCGAATAA
- a CDS encoding Imm30 family immunity protein, giving the protein MRLHSIANDIKILKQMKLLGEDDDIDVFDEAVYRISLNGDNSVIKELCQVLDDSTSTPSAMDNVIQCIFTIANRCGLEDGIYEILCNVDKILINAKRCFMQINRMILNYEPFNNAYISAIKRLGDEELSSLIDVLYQLKDKYSDKYEKKIDLIMNQL; this is encoded by the coding sequence ATGCGCTTGCATTCGATAGCAAATGATATTAAAATATTAAAGCAGATGAAATTATTAGGGGAAGATGATGATATAGACGTATTTGATGAGGCTGTATATAGGATATCATTAAATGGGGATAACAGTGTAATTAAGGAACTATGTCAAGTATTGGACGATTCAACATCAACTCCATCAGCAATGGATAATGTAATACAATGCATTTTTACAATAGCAAATAGATGTGGATTAGAGGATGGAATATATGAAATATTATGCAATGTAGATAAGATACTTATTAATGCTAAAAGGTGCTTTATGCAAATTAACAGAATGATATTAAACTATGAGCCATTTAATAATGCATATATTTCTGCGATAAAAAGACTAGGAGATGAAGAACTAAGTTCACTAATAGATGTATTGTATCAACTTAAAGATAAATATTCAGATAAATATGAGAAAAAAATAGATTTAATAATGAATCAGCTATAA
- a CDS encoding ABC transporter ATP-binding protein, with translation MSMIQTKDLTKSYGSKNSAFNINLTANEGEIYGFLGLNGAGKTTTMRMLLKMIRPTSGEIYYSGQSISKLPSEFWNQVGYLIETPHAYPNFTVEENLILYAKQRLIPNSEIKKRIDNISQQLLLDAYRQVKVKDLSLGNNQKVGLAKALIHKPKILLLDEPTNGLDPEGLVAVRQSLLRMAKNGTTIFISSHLLDEMEKLVNRIGILASGRLLRELSFLEFEGCRQSKLYIKVEESVKNLTDYLDTKHLQCTPVSESEILVSGVPINQYSALLHQLEQQKLNPMIFQPVKESLEEFFLRTIKEMHTYETAMVND, from the coding sequence TTGTCAATGATTCAAACTAAAGATTTAACAAAGAGTTATGGTTCGAAAAACAGTGCTTTTAATATTAACCTGACAGCTAACGAAGGTGAAATATACGGCTTTTTAGGGTTAAACGGTGCTGGAAAGACAACAACAATGCGCATGCTGCTAAAAATGATTCGACCTACATCAGGCGAAATTTATTATTCAGGACAATCAATTTCAAAGCTTCCTTCTGAGTTTTGGAATCAGGTGGGGTACTTGATTGAAACACCACATGCATATCCAAACTTTACGGTTGAAGAAAATCTCATATTATATGCAAAGCAAAGACTCATCCCCAATTCGGAAATTAAGAAACGAATTGATAACATATCACAGCAGCTTTTGTTAGATGCATACCGACAGGTTAAGGTAAAAGATCTTTCTTTAGGAAACAATCAAAAAGTTGGATTAGCAAAGGCACTTATTCATAAACCAAAGATTCTTTTGCTAGACGAGCCGACAAACGGGCTAGATCCAGAGGGTCTTGTGGCTGTACGCCAATCTTTATTAAGAATGGCTAAAAACGGCACTACTATTTTTATTTCAAGTCATTTACTCGATGAGATGGAAAAACTGGTGAATCGTATCGGAATACTGGCTAGTGGACGCCTGTTGCGGGAATTAAGTTTTCTTGAATTTGAAGGATGCAGGCAATCCAAACTATATATAAAAGTGGAGGAGTCTGTTAAAAACCTTACTGATTACCTTGATACAAAACACTTGCAGTGTACTCCAGTAAGTGAGTCGGAAATACTTGTTTCAGGTGTACCAATTAACCAATATTCTGCTTTATTGCATCAATTAGAGCAACAGAAATTAAATCCTATGATTTTTCAGCCTGTAAAGGAAAGCTTAGAAGAATTCTTTCTTAGAACAATTAAGGAGATGCATACTTATGAAACAGCTATGGTCAATGATTAA